In Vibrio tritonius, the following are encoded in one genomic region:
- a CDS encoding phosphatidate cytidylyltransferase: MKQRIITALILAPLVILGILYLPLAWFLFALAVITLIGFWEWTQFVNAKSRNLALIPSLVFGAGSLIWLHPDMNSLNHLTSSHYSLLVIGVIWWVISSYLAISYPKSRSWWENSRVMRHLFGILTLLPFYWSVVYLRAESMATDAFHGAKLVLFVCLIVWAADSGAYFAGKRFGKHKMAPAVSPNKTIEGLLGGMVISVLVGTLVARGFELHFSSAAMMYFTILCTVGISVLGDLVESMFKRVSDIKDSSNIIPGHGGVLDRIDSLTAAFPVFAFLYFF; the protein is encoded by the coding sequence TTGAAGCAAAGAATTATTACAGCGCTCATACTTGCCCCTCTCGTTATCTTGGGCATTCTATACTTGCCCCTTGCTTGGTTTCTTTTCGCATTAGCGGTAATTACCTTAATTGGTTTCTGGGAATGGACGCAATTTGTTAATGCTAAATCACGTAATTTGGCGTTAATTCCTTCATTAGTATTCGGGGCTGGCAGCTTGATTTGGTTGCACCCAGATATGAATTCTCTCAATCATTTGACTTCCTCACACTACTCTTTACTAGTGATTGGCGTGATTTGGTGGGTAATTTCCAGCTATCTAGCCATCAGTTATCCTAAATCTCGTTCTTGGTGGGAAAATAGTCGCGTGATGCGTCATTTATTCGGTATTTTGACCTTACTACCATTTTATTGGAGTGTGGTTTATTTACGTGCTGAATCAATGGCAACCGATGCTTTTCATGGGGCTAAATTGGTGCTGTTTGTGTGCTTGATTGTTTGGGCTGCAGACAGTGGCGCTTACTTTGCTGGTAAGCGATTTGGTAAGCATAAAATGGCACCTGCTGTTAGCCCAAATAAGACAATTGAAGGCTTGCTGGGGGGGATGGTTATTTCCGTTCTTGTCGGCACTTTAGTCGCCCGTGGTTTTGAGTTGCATTTTAGTTCTGCAGCGATGATGTACTTTACTATTTTATGCACGGTCGGTATTTCTGTGTTGGGTGACCTAGTCGAAAGTATGTTTAAACGAGTATCAGACATCAAAGACAGTAGCAATATCATTCCAGGACATGGTGGTGTTCTTGACCGCATTGATAGCCTAACGGCAGCCTTCCCAGTTTTTGCATTTCTGTATTTCTTCTAA